A genomic window from Pseudocitrobacter corydidari includes:
- the ucpA gene encoding SDR family oxidoreductase UcpA, with the protein MGKLTGKTALITGAYQGIGEGIARTFARHGANLILLDISDELEKLAYDLAGRGYRCTVVKADVRDFAAVQAAIAQAKERENKIDILVNNAGVCRLGSFLEMSEEDRDFHIDVNIKGVWNVTRAVLPDMVARGDGRIVMMSSVTGDMVADPGETAYAMSKAAIIGLTKSLAVEYAQSGIRVNAICPGYVRTPMAESIARQSNPEDPESVLTEMAKAIPLRRLANPLEVGELAAFLASDESSYLTGTQNVIDGGSTLPESVSVGI; encoded by the coding sequence ATGGGTAAACTCACGGGTAAAACAGCATTGATTACGGGCGCGTATCAGGGTATTGGCGAAGGCATCGCCAGAACCTTTGCTCGCCATGGCGCGAACCTGATCCTGCTGGATATTTCCGATGAGCTTGAAAAACTGGCCTACGATCTGGCCGGACGTGGCTATCGTTGTACTGTCGTGAAGGCCGACGTGCGCGATTTCGCTGCTGTTCAGGCGGCTATTGCGCAGGCCAAAGAGCGGGAAAATAAAATCGATATTCTGGTTAATAACGCGGGCGTTTGCCGCTTAGGCAGCTTCCTCGAAATGAGTGAAGAAGACCGTGATTTCCACATTGATGTGAATATCAAAGGCGTCTGGAACGTTACGCGAGCCGTATTACCGGATATGGTGGCGCGCGGCGATGGGCGCATCGTGATGATGTCTTCGGTCACGGGCGATATGGTGGCGGACCCAGGCGAAACGGCGTATGCGATGTCGAAAGCGGCGATTATTGGCTTAACCAAATCGCTGGCGGTGGAATACGCGCAGTCGGGTATTCGCGTGAACGCCATTTGCCCTGGCTATGTGCGCACGCCAATGGCGGAAAGCATCGCGCGTCAGTCGAACCCGGAAGACCCGGAATCGGTGCTGACGGAGATGGCGAAAGCCATTCCGCTGCGTCGTCTGGCGAACCCGCTGGAAGTCGGCGAACTGGCCGCATTCCTCGCCTCTGATGAGTCGAGCTACCTGACCGGCACGCAGAATGTCATCGACGGCGGTAGTACCCTGCCGGAAAGCGTCAGCGTCGGTATCTGA